In the Enterococcus saigonensis genome, one interval contains:
- a CDS encoding helix-turn-helix domain-containing protein, which yields MHEVQFLLNDEQMKQLGNSVYTLLLNNVNQVRQDTAIDKRYLTKKETCQYLHIANNTLDKWVEQGLPKITIQGVVRFDRQAIDEWLHCYTR from the coding sequence ATGCACGAAGTTCAATTTTTACTGAACGATGAGCAGATGAAACAGCTAGGAAATAGTGTTTACACACTTCTTCTAAACAATGTGAATCAAGTACGACAAGATACTGCGATCGACAAACGCTATTTAACCAAGAAAGAAACCTGCCAATATCTCCATATTGCGAACAACACTTTGGATAAATGGGTCGAACAAGGACTGCCAAAAATCACGATTCAAGGTGTTGTGCGTTTTGATCGGCAAGCTATAGACGAATGGCTCCATTGCTATACTCGCTAG